A window from Chloroflexota bacterium encodes these proteins:
- a CDS encoding TRAP transporter small permease subunit has translation MRNIVRVIDNISEYTGMVVRWACLALVLVLCFEVSARYVFNAPTMWSFETASMLGGTIAVLGWSYTHKHGGHVRVDVFYTHLSPRGKAILDVALALLFFFPLLFSLTYVAWDRMWFAWSMGEVMARSNWYPITGPIRTVVVLGLFLFALQGVAQLIRDLYRLTRNQQL, from the coding sequence ACGGGAATGGTAGTAAGGTGGGCCTGCCTGGCCCTGGTGCTGGTGCTCTGCTTTGAGGTCTCGGCAAGATATGTCTTTAATGCGCCAACGATGTGGTCATTTGAAACTGCAAGCATGCTAGGGGGTACCATTGCGGTTCTGGGCTGGTCTTATACCCACAAGCACGGCGGGCATGTGAGAGTGGATGTGTTTTATACCCACTTGTCGCCCAGAGGGAAGGCAATTCTCGATGTCGCTCTTGCCTTATTATTTTTCTTTCCGCTGCTCTTTTCCCTTACGTACGTTGCCTGGGATAGGATGTGGTTCGCCTGGTCAATGGGTGAAGTGATGGCTAGAAGTAACTGGTACCCGATAACCGGTCCAATCAGAACCGTAGTGGTTCTGGGACTGTTTCTGTTTGCCCTTCAGGGTGTGGCACAACTCATTCGCGACCTGTATCGGCTGACAAGGAACCAACAACTATGA
- a CDS encoding TRAP transporter large permease subunit — translation MIEISPEITTLIMLGGILVGILSGYPLAIPIGALGLILGYAILGPSVLNLMYTRLFALITSYVLLAAPLFIFMGIMLERSGIAERLYDALYLWLGGLRGGLAVTTVLLGTILAACVGIIGASVTMLSLLALPAMVNRGYSKSLAAGSVCAGGTLGILIPPSIMLVIYGPMAFISVGKLFMAAFIPGFILSGLYCSYIILRCLFQPNIAPAVPAEERKVPFIKKTTMLLTSMVPPALLILAVLGTIFFGVAPPTEAAAVGAFAATVLALVYRRLNLEILKDTLSRTLRVTAMILLIGGLSFAFVGVFLAAGCGKVIEELILAAPGGKWGAFAIVMFALFILGFFIDWLGILFIMVPIISPLVPVLGFDPLWFAMMVCVNLQMSFMTPPMAHAIFYLRGSADPSLGVTMGDIIRGVFPFVFLILIGMGLCVAFPQLILWLPGQMIK, via the coding sequence ATGATTGAAATTAGTCCAGAGATTACCACCTTAATAATGCTGGGCGGGATTCTGGTGGGGATTCTGAGCGGTTATCCCTTGGCCATCCCTATTGGTGCTCTCGGCTTAATACTTGGCTATGCCATATTGGGACCTTCGGTACTTAATCTTATGTATACGCGCTTGTTTGCCCTGATAACCAGCTATGTCCTCCTAGCCGCCCCCCTGTTTATTTTTATGGGGATTATGCTGGAACGCTCGGGAATCGCCGAACGATTGTATGATGCCTTATACCTGTGGCTCGGTGGGCTCAGGGGTGGACTGGCGGTAACCACGGTGTTACTGGGTACTATCCTGGCTGCCTGCGTCGGCATCATTGGCGCCTCGGTTACCATGCTATCCCTTCTCGCCCTTCCCGCCATGGTAAATCGAGGTTATTCCAAAAGCCTAGCCGCAGGCTCGGTTTGCGCCGGCGGCACCCTGGGTATCCTTATTCCCCCCAGTATCATGCTGGTTATCTATGGGCCAATGGCTTTTATATCGGTGGGAAAGCTGTTTATGGCCGCATTTATCCCCGGGTTTATCCTCTCCGGTTTATATTGCAGCTACATTATCCTGCGCTGTTTATTTCAGCCAAATATTGCACCGGCAGTGCCTGCTGAAGAAAGGAAAGTCCCCTTCATTAAGAAAACGACTATGCTTCTTACCTCGATGGTTCCTCCCGCGCTACTTATCCTGGCGGTGCTGGGCACCATCTTTTTTGGAGTAGCCCCTCCCACTGAAGCTGCCGCCGTGGGTGCCTTTGCCGCTACCGTTTTGGCCCTTGTCTACCGACGATTGAATCTTGAAATCCTGAAGGACACGCTAAGCCGAACACTGAGGGTTACCGCCATGATACTGCTCATCGGAGGATTGTCTTTCGCCTTCGTCGGTGTCTTTCTCGCCGCCGGTTGCGGAAAGGTAATAGAAGAACTCATTCTGGCTGCCCCTGGGGGCAAATGGGGTGCCTTTGCCATAGTCATGTTTGCGCTCTTCATCCTGGGGTTTTTCATTGACTGGTTAGGTATCCTCTTTATCATGGTTCCTATAATATCTCCCCTTGTGCCCGTTCTAGGGTTTGACCCCCTTTGGTTTGCCATGATGGTCTGCGTTAATCTTCAGATGTCTTTCATGACACCTCCCATGGCCCATGCTATATTCTATCTCCGAGGTTCAGCTGACCCATCTTTGGGAGTTACCATGGGTGACATAATCCGGGGGGTATTTCCGTTTGTTTTTCTCATCTTGATTGGGATGGGGCTATGCGTGGCCTTTCCTCAGCTAATCCTCTGGCTACCCGGTCAGATGATAAAGTAA